One Fusarium poae strain DAOMC 252244 chromosome 4, whole genome shotgun sequence DNA window includes the following coding sequences:
- a CDS encoding hypothetical protein (TransMembrane:2 (i263-281o293-311i)), with protein MSKLEQQLAFCLSKRSNRSQLRKLTTFPSTNVDFSSNAYLSLSSIPSLLSAYHTLLQNHPSLGSGGSRLLDGNSSFAQDLERDIAAFHNAPCGLLFNSGFDANVGIVSCLPQAGDIIFYDELVHASAHDGMRLSRAARKIPFKHNCVYGEGGLDHVLSGLGEETSVFILVEGVYSMDGDVAPLRDIVSCVKSRLSGNGYIIVDEAHSTGIYGKQGRGLVCELGLEEEIFARLHTFGKAMSSFGAIVLCSSITREYLINYARTLIYTTALPFSCLASISLSYQYLQGDLIDARLTYLWGLVAHAHGLLLSLARTTTLVRVDEEAKSPIIPLFTSEPRSLAQFCQEKGFTIRPIVAPTVPRGSERVRICLHAGNTAAEVQGLIGTIREWIKLQEGTIARL; from the exons ATGTCTAAACTGGAACAACAGTTGGCATTTTGTTTATCAAAACGTTCAAATAGATCCCAACTTCGAAAACTCACAACATTCCCCTCTACAAATGTTGACTTTTCTTCAAACGCATACCTTTCTCTATCTTCAATCCCATCTCTACTCTCTGCGTATCACACTCTTCTTCAAAATCACCCATCTTTGGGGTCTGGTGGTTCTCGCTTGCTGGATGGAAACTCTAGCTTTGCGCAAGACTTGGAGCGAGATATAGCGGCTTTTCACAATGCTCCTTGTGGATTACTCTTCAATTCTGGTTTTGATGCCAATGTGGGCATTGTGAGTTGTTTACCTCAGGCTGGAGATATCATTTTCTATGATGAGCTTGTTCATGCTAGTGCCCATGATGGAATGAGATTGAGTCGAGCGGCGAGAAAGATACCGTTTAAACATAACTGTGTTTACGGAGAAGGTGGCCTTGATCATGTTTTGTCTGGTCTTGGAGAGGAAACATCTGTGTTTATTCTCGTTGAGGGTGTTTACAGCATGGACGGAGATGTTGCACCTCTGAGAGATATCGTGTCCTGTGTTAAATCCAGACTTTCAGGAAATGGCTACATTATCGTCGATGAAGCTCATTCCACAGGGATATACGGTAAACAAGGACGAGGTTTAGTTTGCGAATTGGGTTTGGAAGAGGAGATCTTTGCAAGGCTACATACGTTTGGCAAAGCGATGAGTTCTTTTGGAG CTATCGTCTTGTGCTCGTCTATCACAAGAGAatatctgatcaattacgCGAGAACATTGATATACACCACCGCACTGCCATTTTCGTGTCTTGCGAGTATTAGTTTGTCGTACCAATACTTGCAAGGAGATTTGATCGATGCCAGACTCACATATTTATGGGGTCTTGTGGCTCACGCACACGGGCTTCTTCTCTCGTTAGCCAGGACGACAACACTCGTTCGTGTTGATGAAGAAGCGAAATCACCCATCATTCCCTTGTTTACATCTGAGCCACGAAGCCTAGCACAGTTTTGTCAAGAGAAGGGATTCACAATAAGGCCTATTGTTGCACCGACTGTACCGAGAGGGAGTGAGAGAGTGAGGATCTGTTTACATGCTGGAAATACTGCAGCAGAAGTTCAAGGATTGATTGGAACTATTAGAGAGTGGATTAAACTTCAGGAAGGTACTATTGCCAGACTATAG
- a CDS encoding hypothetical protein (TransMembrane:1 (o230-256i)) gives MSPTWCFFYVTIIIYTTTALGRFIDYPLPTTIQVFRESIPTLTTRAFHLEARSDDGAPEYTITYASDSVCGYLSGSVQIPITCENKNRCLWELESFKFIACELDGETTGIARTKCLARDEALDPNLCDDVCVSNTYNLQCTNDTAPYCRTYAYPRGVRDYRCASTPATRVSSVDFTYDGQKFPDLDVSTVTGVDRPRTSASGSIASTTSETESASTTSAEPEPSTKEKGLSAGAIGGIVVGIIFGIIFAGTGIWYYRTHPRGTQTNAGLSESLPPGGKRGDTVVNQRTVQAEDGIEVVEEISTST, from the exons ATGTCGCCAACGTGGTGTTTCTTTTATGTCACTATCATCATATATACAACAACTGCTCTCGGCCGATTCATCGATTATCCTCTTCCAACCACTATCCAGGTCTTCCGAGAGTCGATACCTACCCTGACCACACGGGCCTTCCATCTCGAAGCACGATCAGACGATGGTGCGCCGGAATACACCATAACATACGCATCTGATTCAGTCTGTGGCTATCTCTCTGGCTCGGTACAGATTCCAATCACTTGCGAGAACAAGAATAGATGTTTATGGGAACTGGAATCGTTCAAGTTCATCGCCTGTGAACTAGATGGTGAAACAACCGGTATTGCTCGAACTAAATGTCTGGCAAGAGATGAAGCGCTTGATCCAAATTTATGTGATGATGTTTGCGTGAGCAACACGTACAATTTGCAATG CACAAACGATACAGCACCATACTGTCGGACCTATGCCTACCCTCGAGGAGTTCGCGATTATCGATGTGCATCGACGCCTGCTACAAGAGTCTCTAGTGTAGACTTTACCTACGATGGACAAAAGTTTCCAGACCTCGATGTATCCACAGTCACGGGTGTTGATCGTCCTCGTACATCAGCCTCAGGTTCAATCGCCTCAACCACATCTGAAACAGAATCAGCATCGACGACCAGTGCAGAGCCAGAGCCGAGTacaaaagaaaagggccTGTCGGCTGGTGCCATAGGCGGTATTGTAGTTGGTATAATATTTGGCATCATATTTGCGGGAACAGGCATCTGGTACTATCGAACACATCCTAGAGGGACCCAGACTAATGCTGGGCTTTCTGAATCACTACCCCCTGGAGGCAAAAGGGGTGACACCGTTGTGAATCAGCGAACCGTACAGGCGGAAGATGGGATAGAAGTTGTGGAAGAGATATCTACTAGTACATAA
- a CDS encoding hypothetical protein (TransMembrane:2 (i461-481o501-520i)), giving the protein MSWLNRHPKLRSEDWDLLDFEPHPNEAFTISLNEPSCQSEDSNNPGNDSTVTKQTSRKHLDGESDLEQWLKQISDSTPGQSASVDETNNNYSTINLILASQMSSLDELPFTQNAFSEIMSQMDIHGSIVRAINRNTQCIFSALPFNWTCGDSTIPSIVYNCRTAGSWEGDMALSVTFFPETLTTDAVWYGCDMKEHRSYGHNLTNADIITSRLTNFDGDCFHPLILPTMFAEFERERHVGLVRKYMTQSVQRINDLAYPNLHANERSETDSSRLSEKRSDGDYDLPKKLKTVLSHLRPVSRTEASTSTEKTLASQNTRYTQPWMEEKDAPEPAVILWQNTSFLSNGLLNWQTQLRKMLQQVQDLEDTHFGISTAENSPKVECKLARLCTVGTRIKTRIQDLIDEYDEHIRQCNHINEGLRLATQLELNDIGHKDARTNQEIARVNLKVAQMTRLDSSLMRSIATLGMIFLPATFVSTFFSMDFFRWSGEDGKSQELISSYFWVYIVVAIGLTVLTMSIFYSCVLRAPSVEVDEESTCSLENIPK; this is encoded by the exons ATGTCCTGGTTGAACCGACATCCAAAACTGCGAAGCGAGGATTGGGACCTCTTAGATTTCGAGCCCCATCCAAACGAAGCCTTTACTATCTCGCTAAATGAACCGTCATGCCAATCAGAAGACAGTAACAACCCCGGTAACGACTCTACTGTCACGAAGCAAACAAGCCGCAAACATCTTGATGGGGAATCGGACCTTGAGCAATGGCTGAAACAG ATCTCCGATAGTACACCAGGGCAAAGTGCCTCGGTCGATGAGACAAACAACAACTACTCAACCATCAATCTTATCTTGGCGTCACAAATGTCATCACTTGATGAACTTCCGTTTACGCAAAATGCGTTCTCGGAAATCATGAGCCAAATGGATATCCATGGATCGATTGTTCGTGCTATCAATCGAAACACGCAGTGCATCTTCTCAGCGCTTCCTTTCAACTGGACCTGTGGTGACTCAACTATCCCATCAATCg TATACAATTGTCGCACAGCTGGCTCTTGGGAAGGTGACATGGCACTATCCGTCACTTTCTTCCCCGAAACCTTGACGACCGATGCCGTCTGGTACGGCTGTGATATGAAAGAGCATCGGTCATATGGTCACAATCTTACCAATGCCGATATCATCACTAGCCGATTGACGAACTTTGACGGTGACTGCTTTCATCCATTGATCCTCCCAACCATGTTTGCAGAGTTCGAAAGAGAGAGACATGTTGGATTGGTGCGGAAGTACATGACTCAGTCGGTTCAGAGAATCAATGATCTTGCATATCCCAACCTGCATGCAAATGAAAGAAGTGAGACAGATTCGTCACGGCTGTCGGAGAAGAGGAGCGACGGTGATTACGACTTGCCtaagaagctcaagaccgTACTGTCTCATCTTCGCCCGGTCTCACGAACAGAAGCATCTACGTCCACAGAAAAGACCTTAGCTAGCCAGAATACTAGATACACACAGCCATGGATGGAAGAAAAAGATGCTCCAGAGCCGGCTGTCATACTGTGGCAGAATACCAGCTTTCTCAGCAACGGCCTACTCAACTGGCAAACCCAACTGAGGAAAATGCTCCAGCAAGTCCAAGACCTGGAGGATACACACTTCGGGATTTCCACAGCTGAAAACAGCCCAAAGGTAGAATGCAAATTGGCCAGACTTTGCACCGTTGGGACCCGGATCAAGACAAGGATACAAGATCTCATTGATGAGTACGATGAGCATATCCGACAGTGCAATCACATCAACGAAGGACTAAGGCTAGCTACACAACTC GAACTCAACGACATTGGCCACAAGGATGCCAGAACAAATCAAGAGATAGCTCGTGTCAATCTAAAGGTAGCCCAAATGACCCGTCTCGACAGTAGCTTGATGAGGTCGATCGCCACACTAGGAATGATATTCCTTCCAGCCACGTTTGTATCT accttcttctccatggACTTTTTCAGGTGGTCGGGAGAAGATGGAAAGAGTCAAGAGCTGATTTCCTCTTATTTTTGGGTTTACATCGTTGTTGCAATTGGACTTACCGTGTTGACAATGTCGATTTTCTATTCTTGTGTGTTGCGGGCTCCTTCggttgaagttgatgaagagTCTACATGTAGCCTGGAGAACATTCCAAAGTAG
- a CDS encoding hypothetical protein (MEROPS:MER0043146~CAZy:CE10) translates to MTASNNSSQSVLVDPEYRIFKEMVDLQMQHLGPPPMETVSDIRSATAGMLAMVASTVKHPDGMQESVHFAPSSLPSSSAPHQIPITRYIPIATASATGPQRAIIYVHGGGLIAGSVDAFRPWAAELAERSGTQVFSVKYRLAPEFSIAPSCTKDESPAPFAVHDVLDALSWLQSPDTTSKLGIDPARILLSGNSAGGAIAAGVALLERDRRLRGERGDLPPVAGILLNYPMLDDKTRAVEGAAENDWHVFTDKVNQIGWQSYSGLNFDERNDQNVSYYTSPARCSDLSGMPPTLIDVPTLDLLKNEGITFGTRLAESNVAVQLNVYPGVTHGFDGQIPEHRLSKLMKSNNVQFIQSI, encoded by the exons ATGACAGCATCAAACAACTCTTCGCAATCCGTATTGGTGGACCCCGAGTACAGAATCTTCAAGGAGATGGTCGATCTCCAGATGCAGCATCTCGGTCCACCACCAATGGAGACTGTCTCAGACATCCGCAGCGCTACGGCCGGTATGCTCGCAATGGTAGCATCTACCGTTAAACACCCAGATGGAATGCAAGAAAGTGTCCATTTCGCACCTTCTTCATTGCCATCGTCAAGCGCGCCACATCAGATCCCAATCACACGTTACATTCCCATCGCCACCGCCTCTGCTACGGGACCTCAGCGTGCCATTATCTACGTACATGGAGGTGGTCTGATAGCTGGTAGTGTGGATGCATTTCGGCCATGGGCTGCTGAATTGGCGGAACGGTCAGGCACGCAGGTTTTCTCGGTGAAATACCGTCTGGCGCCTGAGTTTTCCATTGCTCCATCATGTACAAAGGACGAATCACCCGCACCTTTTGCAGTCCACGATGTTTTGGACGCTCTATCTTGGTTGCAATCTCCCGACACGACGTCCAAGTTGGGTATTGACCCAGCCAGGATTCTCCTCTCTGGGAACAGTGCAGGTGGAGCAATTGCAGCCGGCGTCGCCCTCTTGGAACGAGACCGCAGATTAAGAGGAGAAAGAGGGGATCTCCCACCTGTGGCAGGCATCCTACTCAACTATCCCATGCTAGATGACAAGACCAGAGCAGTGGAGGGTGCTGCCGAAAACGATTGGCATGTGTTCACGGACAAGGTAAACCAAATTGGGTGGCAATCATATTCTGGGTTGAACTTCG ATGAACGAAATGACCAGAATGTATCCTATTATACCAGCCCTGCTCGGTGTTCAGACTTGAGTGGAATGCCACCCACACTGATAGACGTTCCGACTCTGGACTTGCTCAAGAATGAAGGAATTACATTTGGTACTCGTCTTGCCGAGTCTAATGTTGCCGTTCAGCTAAACGTTTACCCTGGCGTTACTCATGGATTTGATGGACAGATACCGGAACATCGTCTATCAAAGTTGATGAAGTCGAATAATGTGCAATTCATTCAAAGTATTTAA